The nucleotide window AGCTCCGAGCCGAAGCGCAACGAGCCCAGCTGGGAGAGGTCCAGCCACGAGGTGCCGGCGAAGGCCGCCTCCCAGCCGAGGATGCGGTCGAGCTCGATGGCGTGCCCCACCGACTCGTGGATCTGCAGCGACATCTGCTCACCGCCCAGGATCAGCGTCGTGTCCCCGGAGGGGCACTGCGGCGCGGTGAGCAGCTCCTGGCACTCGGCGGCGATCCGGTCGGCGTGCGCGGGCAGGTCGATCTCACGCACCAGCTCCCAGCCGCGGGTGCCGTACTGGCCGCGGAACGCCGGGTAGGACCGGCGCTGGGTCTCCCCGTCGCCCATCGTCAGGCAGTGCATGCCGGCGCCGACCTCGCGCACGTGCTGGCCGATCCGCGCACCCTCGCTGGAGACGAACGCGGTGCGGGTGTCCCAGGCCTGGTACAGCGCCTCGGCGACGGCCACACCCGCCGCCCTCATCGTCGCGGTGACCCCGGTGAGCAGCGCGGCCTTCTCCGCCAGCGGGACGGCGAAGGGGTCCTCGAGGCACTCGCTGGACCAGCCGCCCTGCACCGCCGGGACGGCGACGAGCTCCATCGGCGGCCCCGGGACGGCGGCCGAGGCCCGGGCGATCGCGGTGGCCCGCGCGCCGGTGCGGCGGGCGTCGGCGTCCCCGGCCGGGTCGCCCAGGGCGGCGAAGCCCCAGGAGCTGCCCACCAGGGCGCGGACGCCGAGCCCGACCGACGCCGTCTGGTCCAGCGTGCGGACGTCGCCGTCCCGGGCGGTCATCGACTCGTGCCGCCGGTCGACCACCCGCGCGTCGGCGTAGCGGGCGCCGGCGGCGAGCGCGGCCTGCACGGCGGCCGCGGCGGTGTCGAACGCGGCGCCGTCCACGGCGGCCGGAACGGCGCCGAACGGGCTCATCTCATTAGCAGCGCTCATCATCACGGCCCATCCTGCGCCGTCGCGTCCCGGGGCACAACCGCCCCGGACGTGCGAGAGCGCCGCCCCCGACGGTCCGGGGGCGGCGCTCTCGACAGGCGGTCTCAGCGACCGCCGCAGGTCACTTGAAGACGTCCTTGACCTTCTCGCCGGCCTGCTTCACGTTGCCCGCGGCCTGGTCCTTCTGGCCCTCGGCCTGCAGGTCGCGGTTGTCGGTCGCGTCGCCGACGGCCTCCTTGCCCTGGCCGGACAGCTCCTGGGCCTTGTTCTTGATCTTGTCCACGGCACTCATGTGTCCTCCTCGGTCAGGCGGTTGTCGGGATGTGACTACCCCGGGCGCTCCCGGCCGACACACCCTGCCGACCGCCCGGCGGGAGGGCCTGCCTGGGAGGCCGTTGTGAGGCCCGCCATTTCGGCGGTGTTTCGGGTTCCGGACGGGCTCGTGACGGGAGGTAACAAAACGGTGACGGCCGTGGACTCACTCTTTCGGGTCTGCCTAGGGTTCGCCCGTCGCCCCTTGCTCGACAGCGTCCCGACAGCTGCTCGACAGGCGGTGTTCATGCAGTCCAGCCCAGTCCGCCCGGCGATCCCGGGTCGGTCAGACCTGAACGTCCCCCCGCGCTCCCGCGGGTCGGAGGAGGCAGTCGAACGTGAAGTTGAGCAAGCGCAGTGCAGTGCTCATCGC belongs to Modestobacter sp. L9-4 and includes:
- a CDS encoding CsbD family protein, with translation MSAVDKIKNKAQELSGQGKEAVGDATDNRDLQAEGQKDQAAGNVKQAGEKVKDVFK
- a CDS encoding TldD/PmbA family protein, whose product is MSAANEMSPFGAVPAAVDGAAFDTAAAAVQAALAAGARYADARVVDRRHESMTARDGDVRTLDQTASVGLGVRALVGSSWGFAALGDPAGDADARRTGARATAIARASAAVPGPPMELVAVPAVQGGWSSECLEDPFAVPLAEKAALLTGVTATMRAAGVAVAEALYQAWDTRTAFVSSEGARIGQHVREVGAGMHCLTMGDGETQRRSYPAFRGQYGTRGWELVREIDLPAHADRIAAECQELLTAPQCPSGDTTLILGGEQMSLQIHESVGHAIELDRILGWEAAFAGTSWLDLSQLGSLRFGSELMNITIDPTIPGALGSFGFDDEGTPATARDAVRDGIWVGVLAGRDSAAVAGLPYAGSVRADGYARLPMVRMTNVGLEPGPHTLEEMVAATDDGVLMEHNRSWSIDDRRLNFQFGCEIGWEIKDGERGRMLRNPSYTGIGPRFWQSLDMLGGAAPGEWRAWGTPNCGKGQPGQVGHTGHGAAPARFSGVRVGVRG